The Bombus terrestris chromosome 9, iyBomTerr1.2, whole genome shotgun sequence genome contains a region encoding:
- the LOC100646421 gene encoding transforming growth factor beta regulator 1 isoform X1, whose amino-acid sequence MTQTYDNYYNEFKKNAELQQNLKYKKKYRRLKRIIKDTVFENAALCDQVAQMQENLMLVKEERLFLLRKLCQQQGDIDPSTMIARSQSNSINPSSFNSECSTPKKTAKKRASTDGSETKNKAKRYNKTARKVVQLIPLDVHGRPIFPISLGDLTVYSLGEVVSDRMAYHTEDLIYPVGYCSTRVYANLRDVRTKSLYTCKILDGGPKPRFEIVSDNDLDQPLVGSTPDECHSKLLMAISLALRTIAPKGADFFGISHPTIQNLIQSTPGTRKLAMYKQQRFEVSKNQPMERGTSPVMEEETDPGLGFAALHRHYALANSYRIKEEPSDSDLLALQELLS is encoded by the exons ATGACTCAAACTTATGATAACTATtacaatgaatttaaaaaaaatgcagAATTACagcaaaatttaaaatacaaaaagaaatacCGAAGGTTAAAAAGGATCATAAAGGATACAGTATTC GAAAATGCAGCATTATGTGATCAAGTTGCACAAATGCAAGAAAATCTTATGCTTGTGAAAGAAGAGAGACTGTTTCTTTTACGTAAATTATGTCAACAACAAGGAGATATAGATCCTTCTACTATGATAGCTCGATCTCAATCAAACAGTATTAATCCTAGTTCGTTTAATTCAGAATGCTCTACTCCTAAAAAAACTGCAAAGAAAAGAGCTTCGACCGATGGCTCAG aaACAAAAAATAAGGCTAAACGTTACAATAAAACTGCGAGGAAAGTAGTCCAATTAATACCATTGGATGTCCATGGGAGACCTATATTTCCTATTTCTTTAGGTGATCTTACTGTCTACTCCCTTGGAGAAGTAGTATCGGACAGAATGGCTTATCATACAGAGGATCTCATTTATCCAGTAGGTTACTGCAGTACTAGGGTATATGCTAATTTAAGGGATGTAAGAACAAAAAGTTTATATACATGTAAGATATTAGATGGTGGACCAAAACCAAG ATTTGAAATTGTATCCGATAATGATCTAGATCAGCCTCTGGTTGGCTCTACTCCTGATGAGTGTCATTCCAAATTATTAATGGCAATTTCTCTTGCACTTCGTACAATAGCACCAAAAGGTGCTGATTTTTTTGGAATTTCACATCCTACTATACAAAATCTTATACAAAGCACACCTGGAACTCGTAAATTGGCTATGTATAAACAACAACGTTTCGaa GTAAGCAAGAATCAACCAATGGAAAGAGGAACAAGTCCAGTAatggaagaagaaacagatccaGGACTTGGATTTGCTGCTTTACATAGGCATTATGCTTTAGCAAATTCGTACAGAATTAAAGAAGAACCGTCTGATAGTGATCTTTTAGCTCTTCAAGAGCTTCTCTCGTGA
- the LOC100646543 gene encoding etoposide-induced protein 2.4, which produces MDNVTGIIRAIYRGFVDSLRGAIVLFYMDKRINEKLLKQPSSKEIQRKDIVVATPPQKHFNQLRESKVLKRTIQCCALNGGVFWASILIFECGLLPFLKYLLTIIFGHSPGMGMTVWSWMKPFLSLTFGTVWVLPLFVLSRIVNSLWFQDIADSAYRYRQGRPLLLSSVSKLVADTLFSILVQALFLGQGMLVSRIPLPPIGDILALIHMCLLYALYAFEYKWFNMGWELHRRLSFIESNWPYFVGFGLPLAVLTQLPSSYVISGCVFSILFPLFIVSGNEAVPVTGVCDCPLKLFSPVIAIANTLFNKTIGSTNRR; this is translated from the exons ATGGATAACGTGACA GGAATAATACGTGCCATATATCGAGGATTTGTAGATAGCTTAAGGGGagctattgttttattttatatggaCAAAcgtattaatgaaaaattacttaaacAACCAtcttctaaagaaattcaaagaAAAGACATAGTTGTTGCAACTCCTCCCCAAAAACATTTCAATCAGTTAAG AGAATCAAAAGTGTTGAAACGAACAATTCAGTGTTGTGCTTTAAATGGTGGTGTATTTTGGGCTAGTATATTAATCTTTGAATGTGGTTTACTCCCATTTCTTAAGTACTTATTGACCATTATATTTGGTCATTCACCGGGTATGGGTATGACTGTATGGTCTTGGATGAAACCATTCCTGTCATTAACTTTTGGCACTGTATGGGTACTACCACTATTTGTGCTCAGTAGGATAGTCAACAGTTTATGGTTTCAG GACATAGCAGACAGCGCTTATAGGTATAGACAAGGGAGGCCATTACTTTTATCCAGTGTGAGCAAGCTTGTAGCAGACACGCTTTTCAGTATATTGGTTCAAGCATTATTTTTGGGTCAAGGAATGTTAGTATCTAGGATTCCGTTACCTCCTATAGGTGATATCCTTGCCCTTATACACATGTGCCTTTTATATGCTCTCTATGCTTTTGAATACAAATGGTTTAATATGGGTTGGGAGTTACATAGACGATTGAGTTTTATCGAGAGTAATTGGCCATATTTCGTGGGTTTTGGTCTGCCATTAGCAGTACTTACCCAACTGCCCAGTTCGTATGTAATAAG TGGCtgtgtattttctatactatTCCCATTATTTATTGTAAGTGGAAATGAAGCAGTACCTGTGACTGGTGTCTG TGATTGTCCATTAAAACTATTTTCGCCTGTAATTGCTATTGCAAATACACTTTTCAATAAAACGATTGGATCCACAAACAGGCGGTGA
- the LOC100646421 gene encoding transforming growth factor beta regulator 1 isoform X2: MDVSSLISSLENAALCDQVAQMQENLMLVKEERLFLLRKLCQQQGDIDPSTMIARSQSNSINPSSFNSECSTPKKTAKKRASTDGSETKNKAKRYNKTARKVVQLIPLDVHGRPIFPISLGDLTVYSLGEVVSDRMAYHTEDLIYPVGYCSTRVYANLRDVRTKSLYTCKILDGGPKPRFEIVSDNDLDQPLVGSTPDECHSKLLMAISLALRTIAPKGADFFGISHPTIQNLIQSTPGTRKLAMYKQQRFEVSKNQPMERGTSPVMEEETDPGLGFAALHRHYALANSYRIKEEPSDSDLLALQELLS; the protein is encoded by the exons ATGGACGTGAGCTCTCTCATTTCCTCTctg GAAAATGCAGCATTATGTGATCAAGTTGCACAAATGCAAGAAAATCTTATGCTTGTGAAAGAAGAGAGACTGTTTCTTTTACGTAAATTATGTCAACAACAAGGAGATATAGATCCTTCTACTATGATAGCTCGATCTCAATCAAACAGTATTAATCCTAGTTCGTTTAATTCAGAATGCTCTACTCCTAAAAAAACTGCAAAGAAAAGAGCTTCGACCGATGGCTCAG aaACAAAAAATAAGGCTAAACGTTACAATAAAACTGCGAGGAAAGTAGTCCAATTAATACCATTGGATGTCCATGGGAGACCTATATTTCCTATTTCTTTAGGTGATCTTACTGTCTACTCCCTTGGAGAAGTAGTATCGGACAGAATGGCTTATCATACAGAGGATCTCATTTATCCAGTAGGTTACTGCAGTACTAGGGTATATGCTAATTTAAGGGATGTAAGAACAAAAAGTTTATATACATGTAAGATATTAGATGGTGGACCAAAACCAAG ATTTGAAATTGTATCCGATAATGATCTAGATCAGCCTCTGGTTGGCTCTACTCCTGATGAGTGTCATTCCAAATTATTAATGGCAATTTCTCTTGCACTTCGTACAATAGCACCAAAAGGTGCTGATTTTTTTGGAATTTCACATCCTACTATACAAAATCTTATACAAAGCACACCTGGAACTCGTAAATTGGCTATGTATAAACAACAACGTTTCGaa GTAAGCAAGAATCAACCAATGGAAAGAGGAACAAGTCCAGTAatggaagaagaaacagatccaGGACTTGGATTTGCTGCTTTACATAGGCATTATGCTTTAGCAAATTCGTACAGAATTAAAGAAGAACCGTCTGATAGTGATCTTTTAGCTCTTCAAGAGCTTCTCTCGTGA